The Terriglobia bacterium genome has a window encoding:
- a CDS encoding DUF1080 domain-containing protein has protein sequence MEKTKIRMLSLSLLLVCLFAAVTASPQDRRTLATKVADILAQFPATSSTHRDRLADEILSLGETGIAEFTRQLIPAGSGNDTAVRFALNCMAVHAGEFGAEPKRALAEKALIGALATAPDPEVKTFLLSQLRLVGGEEAVKAAAPYLLDASLFEPATQLMLSAGNAAARQALRNALKKAKDANQVTIVKALGELRVEEANDAILSLADASGVPMRKAALAALAQIASPNSFSALTKAARKAGYRYDPANATSALLSYARNLGEKGNIALCEKVCRLILKNCADAERLPNSSAALGILVENRGYEALPDLLRAVDNKDKAYRNAALNLAEEITGVAATRQWLAKAQRANPQLRAEIIGMLGRQGDSRALGFIQSSLNAAEPQVSLAAAESLARMKKADAAADLLPLLKTRQGEDARRIADILLWILDERHLDPLVSMMDTLPPAAKAGAIGVVAAKGGKRYFEKIFALTSDQNAEIRAAAFAALKSLAGANDLPVLLRLLDSTSEPALIKEVQPALVRAVNQAEPAQTRSRALLEAMKTSPRPELILEILPQIGGAESLRAVAEQFDQPDTRRKDVAFRALVQWKDPEAAQRLYAVVAGGNAKYRDQAFTGFLRQIGSSSLTADQKLLQFRKILPFASRTSERRSLIRAMEGTKTFQSLLVVARYLDDPDLANDAAGAAMRIALPSSGGRDGLRGTVVRGILSKVVQILSGPESEYDKENIRGYLAAMPQDEGFVPLFNGKDLAGWKGLVENPIARAKMSPQELAVKQAEADQKMRSNWGTRDGTIVFNGSGDNLCSVKDYGDFEMLVDWRITKDGDSGIYLRGSPQVQIWDPARVDVGAQVGSGGLYNNQKNPGKPLLRADNPVGEWNTFRIAMIGEKVTVYLNGIKVVDSVVLENYWDRKQAIFPRGPIELQAHGTDLAFRDVYVREISDTEYSLTDEERTDGFASLFNGRDLGGWVGNKGGYKVEEGIMVYQPTAENRGNLYTEREYGDFQLRFEFQLTPGANNGVGIRAPLEGDAAYVGMEIQILDDTAPVYADLQAYQYHGSVYGVIPAKRGFLKPVGEWNSEQIIAKGSRIQVILNGTAIVDGDILEASKNGTIDHQQHPGLQRLSGHIGWLSHDSVVRFRNIRVKDLSPAKR, from the coding sequence ATGGAAAAAACAAAGATCCGAATGCTCTCCCTTTCGCTCTTGCTTGTTTGTTTATTCGCGGCAGTGACGGCCTCACCCCAGGACAGGAGGACGCTTGCCACGAAGGTGGCCGACATCCTGGCGCAATTCCCTGCGACGAGTTCGACGCACCGCGACCGGCTCGCCGACGAGATTCTCAGTCTTGGCGAAACCGGTATCGCCGAATTCACGCGTCAACTGATTCCTGCCGGGTCGGGCAACGACACCGCCGTTCGCTTTGCCTTGAACTGCATGGCGGTCCATGCCGGCGAATTTGGGGCGGAACCGAAGCGGGCACTGGCGGAGAAAGCACTGATCGGAGCGCTTGCTACCGCCCCCGATCCCGAAGTGAAGACATTTCTCTTGAGCCAGCTGAGGCTCGTGGGTGGTGAGGAAGCTGTTAAAGCTGCGGCACCGTATCTGCTGGACGCTTCCTTGTTCGAACCTGCGACCCAGCTGATGCTTTCCGCGGGAAATGCTGCTGCCCGGCAAGCGCTTCGCAACGCGCTCAAAAAGGCGAAGGACGCCAACCAAGTCACTATTGTGAAAGCGCTGGGCGAGCTGAGGGTGGAGGAAGCGAACGACGCCATTCTTTCCCTGGCCGATGCCTCCGGTGTGCCCATGAGGAAAGCCGCCCTCGCCGCGCTGGCGCAGATCGCCAGTCCGAATTCCTTCAGCGCCTTGACGAAGGCCGCGCGCAAGGCCGGCTATCGCTATGATCCTGCGAACGCCACGAGCGCCCTGCTCAGTTACGCGAGAAACCTGGGCGAAAAAGGAAACATTGCACTCTGTGAAAAGGTTTGCCGGTTAATCCTGAAGAATTGTGCCGATGCGGAGCGCCTCCCCAACAGCTCCGCGGCCCTCGGGATTCTGGTGGAAAATCGCGGATACGAGGCGCTTCCGGATCTTCTCCGGGCAGTGGACAACAAAGACAAAGCTTATCGCAATGCGGCGCTGAACCTTGCAGAAGAAATCACCGGCGTGGCTGCCACGCGTCAGTGGCTTGCCAAGGCGCAAAGAGCGAACCCCCAGCTGCGTGCTGAAATCATCGGCATGCTCGGGCGCCAAGGGGACAGTCGGGCGCTGGGATTCATCCAATCATCCTTGAATGCGGCCGAACCGCAGGTCAGCCTGGCGGCCGCGGAATCGCTCGCCCGGATGAAGAAAGCAGATGCCGCAGCGGACCTCCTCCCCCTGCTCAAAACCAGGCAGGGAGAAGACGCCCGCCGCATTGCCGACATTCTGCTTTGGATCCTGGACGAACGGCATCTCGACCCGCTCGTCTCCATGATGGACACGCTGCCGCCCGCCGCGAAAGCAGGCGCGATCGGTGTGGTTGCAGCCAAAGGTGGAAAGCGATACTTTGAAAAAATCTTCGCGCTGACCTCAGATCAAAATGCTGAAATCAGAGCGGCTGCCTTTGCGGCGCTTAAGAGTCTGGCAGGCGCGAACGATCTCCCTGTCCTCCTCCGCTTGCTCGATTCCACCAGCGAACCTGCTCTGATCAAGGAAGTTCAGCCGGCCCTGGTCAGAGCCGTCAACCAGGCGGAACCTGCACAGACACGGTCCCGGGCATTGCTCGAGGCAATGAAAACATCTCCACGCCCGGAGTTGATTCTGGAAATCCTGCCGCAGATTGGAGGAGCGGAATCCTTGCGTGCCGTGGCCGAACAATTTGATCAACCCGACACCAGACGCAAAGACGTTGCCTTCCGTGCTCTCGTACAATGGAAGGATCCGGAGGCCGCACAACGGTTATATGCCGTCGTTGCCGGCGGGAACGCAAAATATCGCGACCAGGCGTTCACCGGCTTCTTGCGGCAAATCGGTTCTTCCTCTCTGACGGCAGATCAAAAACTGCTTCAATTCCGCAAGATTCTCCCCTTTGCATCCAGGACCAGCGAGCGCCGATCGCTCATCCGAGCGATGGAAGGGACAAAGACCTTTCAGAGCCTCCTGGTTGTGGCTCGTTACCTGGACGATCCGGATCTCGCCAACGATGCAGCCGGAGCCGCCATGCGAATTGCCTTGCCCTCCTCCGGAGGCCGGGACGGATTGAGGGGGACCGTAGTCCGTGGGATTCTGAGCAAGGTGGTGCAGATTTTGAGCGGTCCGGAGAGCGAGTACGATAAAGAGAACATTCGCGGCTATCTGGCTGCCATGCCGCAGGACGAAGGCTTTGTGCCTCTTTTCAACGGCAAGGATCTCGCCGGATGGAAAGGGCTTGTGGAAAATCCGATTGCCCGAGCCAAAATGAGCCCTCAAGAGCTGGCGGTAAAACAAGCGGAAGCCGATCAAAAAATGCGCTCCAACTGGGGTACGCGCGACGGCACTATCGTCTTCAACGGCAGCGGAGACAACCTCTGCTCCGTCAAAGACTATGGTGACTTCGAGATGCTGGTGGATTGGAGAATCACCAAAGACGGCGACAGCGGAATCTATCTGCGCGGCTCGCCGCAGGTGCAAATATGGGATCCGGCCCGCGTCGATGTCGGCGCGCAAGTCGGCTCAGGCGGGCTGTATAACAATCAGAAGAATCCCGGCAAGCCCTTGCTGCGAGCCGATAATCCCGTCGGGGAGTGGAACACGTTCCGCATCGCCATGATTGGGGAAAAGGTGACTGTGTACCTCAACGGCATCAAGGTGGTCGACAGCGTGGTCCTGGAAAATTACTGGGATCGGAAGCAAGCCATTTTCCCTCGCGGCCCGATCGAACTTCAAGCCCACGGCACGGATCTGGCATTCCGCGATGTGTATGTGCGTGAGATTTCAGACACCGAGTACAGTTTGACCGACGAGGAAAGGACCGACGGATTCGCCTCTCTTTTCAACGGACGCGACTTGGGGGGCTGGGTCGGCAACAAAGGCGGCTACAAGGTGGAAGAGGGTATCATGGTCTACCAGCCGACAGCTGAGAATCGCGGCAACCTGTATACGGAAAGAGAGTACGGAGATTTTCAGCTCCGGTTTGAATTCCAGCTGACTCCCGGTGCCAACAACGGTGTGGGCATTCGCGCGCCGCTCGAAGGCGATGCCGCGTACGTGGGAATGGAAATCCAGATTCTCGATGACACTGCGCCGGTCTATGCCGATCTTCAAGCGTATCAATATCACGGTTCAGTGTATGGGGTGATACCCGCCAAGCGCGGCTTTTTGAAGCCGGTGGGCGAGTGGAACTCCGAACAGATCATCGCGAAAGGCTCCAGGATTCAGGTGATATTGAACGGCACGGCAATAGTCGACGGTGATATTCTGGAGGCCAGTAAAAACGGCACGATCGACCACCAACAGCACCCTGGTTTGCAGCGCCTTTCCGGACACATCGGCTGGTTGAGCCACGACTCCGTTGTCCGCTTCCGAAACATTCGGGTGAAAGATCTGTCACCCGCGAAGCGATAG
- a CDS encoding insulinase family protein, which translates to MKTAAKITICAALLMMAASFARGAFLASPEKLILKNGITVYYLKNTDLPLISFRMWIKGAGYADEPAELEGVASLTATLMLKGTTSRDADAIAEAVDFMGARFSISGGDEYAAVSGESIAEHFPKLLEIAADCLRNPSFKEEEFTKERKTRIDSLKSVKDNPGAAVRYYFQKAYFGSHPMGHLASGTETSLKRITVADVRSYYQRYLRPERGVVAVVGDIDKEKLLELLNATVGAWNGTGAAAPLTTIPALPKPKGPKLLLIDKPDATQAYWMLGAPGYPMGDAVTPQAAVMNTLFGGRFTSWLSTELRIKRGLTYGAGSSFQTWTIGGLFTANSYTRNEKIGEMLDITFDLLKKVRKDGFAPEEIESARNYIQGQFPPTLEANASKATAYVRLVFYNLGFDYYDKYLANIQKVSQAAARDAAAKLIPETDFVLVVVGKAADIKKQLEKYGTWTEKKITDPDF; encoded by the coding sequence ATGAAGACCGCGGCCAAGATAACGATATGCGCGGCCCTTTTGATGATGGCGGCCAGCTTTGCCCGGGGCGCTTTTCTCGCTTCTCCTGAGAAGCTGATCCTCAAAAACGGCATCACGGTCTACTATCTGAAAAACACGGATCTCCCTCTGATCAGCTTCCGGATGTGGATTAAAGGTGCCGGCTATGCGGATGAGCCGGCCGAGCTCGAGGGTGTGGCCAGTCTCACGGCCACTCTCATGCTCAAAGGCACGACCAGCCGCGATGCGGATGCCATCGCAGAAGCGGTTGATTTCATGGGCGCCAGGTTCAGCATCTCCGGGGGGGATGAGTATGCCGCTGTCAGCGGCGAAAGCATCGCCGAGCATTTTCCGAAGCTGCTGGAAATCGCGGCGGACTGTCTCAGAAATCCCTCGTTCAAGGAGGAGGAATTCACCAAGGAGCGCAAAACGCGGATCGACAGCCTCAAATCCGTCAAGGACAATCCCGGCGCCGCCGTTCGATATTATTTCCAGAAAGCCTACTTCGGCTCCCACCCGATGGGACATCTGGCTTCAGGCACGGAAACCTCGCTCAAGCGAATTACCGTGGCCGACGTCAGAAGCTATTACCAGAGATATCTCCGTCCTGAGAGAGGCGTCGTTGCGGTAGTCGGTGATATCGACAAAGAGAAACTCCTCGAGCTTTTAAACGCGACGGTCGGAGCATGGAACGGCACGGGCGCCGCGGCCCCGCTGACGACGATTCCTGCCTTGCCCAAGCCGAAGGGGCCTAAACTTCTCCTGATCGACAAGCCCGATGCCACGCAGGCGTACTGGATGCTGGGCGCCCCCGGTTACCCCATGGGCGATGCAGTTACACCCCAGGCTGCGGTCATGAACACGCTGTTCGGGGGCCGTTTCACATCCTGGCTGAGCACCGAACTCCGCATCAAGCGAGGATTGACCTACGGTGCAGGCAGCAGTTTCCAGACGTGGACCATCGGCGGTCTTTTCACCGCGAACTCGTATACCCGGAACGAGAAGATCGGGGAGATGCTCGATATCACCTTTGACCTGCTGAAGAAGGTGCGCAAGGATGGTTTCGCACCGGAGGAGATCGAGAGCGCGCGTAACTATATTCAGGGCCAGTTTCCCCCGACCCTCGAAGCCAACGCCAGCAAGGCCACGGCCTATGTCAGGCTCGTGTTCTATAATCTGGGATTTGACTACTACGATAAATACCTTGCGAACATTCAAAAGGTATCGCAGGCGGCAGCCCGGGATGCCGCCGCGAAGCTTATTCCTGAAACCGATTTCGTCCTGGTCGTGGTCGGCAAGGCCGCCGACATCAAGAAACAGCTCGAAAAATACGGAACCTGGACGGAAAAGAAAATCACCGATCCCGATTTCTGA
- a CDS encoding Gfo/Idh/MocA family oxidoreductase gives MRRRDFLTKVPLAAAGAAAFPAIIKASALGLNGAVPPSDRIVMAGIGFGMQGPGNMQNFLGKNEVQWVAVCDLDDIHMAEARDTVNKKYGNKDCATYKDFRELFARADLNAVSLAIPDHWHAILSITAVRNGLDVYGEKPFTHSLREGRALCNAVKRYGRVWQTGSWQRSTDNFYRACEIVRNGRIGKIQRVEVGLPYGHHDFAGTFGQEKIEPPPPELDYETWLGPAPVAPYCKARVHMNWRWNMDFGGGQLMDWIGHHLDIAHWGLGFDLTGPVEVWGKGEFPTTGIYNSPTRYWVETLYGDGTPIIIAGGYPEIQSGTKWIGEYGWVWVDRGGFESQPAHLVNEVIGPNEIKLYRSRDHYQNFLDCVRSRAATIAPAEVAHRSASVGHLGVIAIETGRKIKWNPATETIIGDPEAERLLSHSYRKPWQIPA, from the coding sequence ATGCGCCGCCGGGATTTCCTTACCAAGGTTCCCCTGGCTGCAGCCGGGGCGGCCGCCTTCCCGGCCATCATCAAGGCGTCGGCGCTGGGTTTGAATGGTGCGGTCCCGCCGAGCGACCGGATCGTCATGGCGGGCATCGGCTTCGGGATGCAGGGCCCTGGGAATATGCAAAATTTCCTGGGAAAGAACGAGGTCCAATGGGTGGCAGTCTGTGACCTGGACGATATCCACATGGCCGAGGCCCGTGACACCGTCAACAAAAAGTACGGCAACAAGGACTGCGCCACTTACAAGGACTTTCGCGAGCTTTTCGCCCGGGCCGATCTGAACGCCGTGTCTCTGGCCATTCCCGATCACTGGCATGCCATTTTGTCCATCACCGCGGTCCGGAACGGACTGGATGTCTACGGCGAAAAGCCCTTCACCCACAGCCTGCGCGAGGGCCGCGCACTCTGCAACGCGGTGAAGCGCTACGGCCGCGTCTGGCAGACAGGAAGCTGGCAGCGATCCACCGACAACTTTTACCGGGCGTGTGAAATCGTACGAAACGGCCGTATCGGCAAAATCCAGCGCGTCGAGGTCGGCCTTCCTTACGGCCATCACGACTTCGCCGGCACCTTCGGACAGGAAAAGATCGAACCACCACCTCCTGAGCTAGACTACGAGACCTGGCTCGGCCCGGCCCCGGTTGCACCTTACTGCAAGGCCCGCGTCCACATGAACTGGCGCTGGAACATGGACTTCGGCGGTGGCCAGCTCATGGACTGGATCGGCCACCACCTCGATATCGCTCATTGGGGCCTTGGGTTCGACCTCACCGGGCCCGTCGAGGTTTGGGGCAAAGGCGAATTCCCCACGACCGGCATTTACAACAGCCCCACCCGCTATTGGGTTGAAACGCTCTACGGCGATGGCACACCCATCATCATTGCCGGGGGCTACCCGGAAATCCAGAGCGGCACGAAATGGATCGGCGAGTACGGTTGGGTGTGGGTCGACCGCGGCGGATTCGAGAGCCAGCCCGCCCACTTGGTCAACGAGGTCATCGGCCCCAACGAGATCAAGCTCTACAGGAGCCGCGACCACTACCAAAACTTCCTCGACTGCGTCCGGAGCCGGGCGGCCACTATCGCTCCAGCCGAGGTTGCCCACCGCTCTGCCAGTGTCGGCCATCTCGGCGTCATCGCGATCGAAACCGGCCGGAAGATAAAGTGGAACCCGGCGACGGAAACCATCATCGGCGACCCGGAGGCGGAGCGACTGCTCAGCCATTCCTACAGGAAGCCTTGGCAGATCCCAGCGTGA
- a CDS encoding Gfo/Idh/MocA family oxidoreductase, which yields MRMKHTTDRRQFIKKAVWASAGLMIVPRHVLGGTGYRAPSDQLTKAIIGVGGMGRGHIPYEGTRLLAVCDVDRNHLREVLDKAGKDARGYSDYREVLARKDVDIVHIATPPHWHALMSVEAVRAGKDVWCEKPMTRTIGEGIRVTDEVNKYGRMFRLNTWFRFKDTFYGLGTDVKPLKKVVQSGVLGWPLKVTVSGVTGYDWKFYWSGRTDLVPMPVPPELDYDMWLGPAPYKPYNPERVHAKFRGYWDYDGGGLGDMGQHYLDPVQYLLGKDDTSPVRVDVDAPQQHYDAAGSWRRIEYTYADGCKIILDGENRDTDAAYIEGPNGRIYRGFRSDIPDLPRLLETLPDPEPQIGTFSDSVRTRKKFALNEMNAHRSCTLVNLGVIVVRLGRTLHYDPVAQRFRDDEVANRLIHQPMRAPWVL from the coding sequence ATGCGTATGAAACACACGACTGATCGAAGACAGTTCATCAAGAAGGCGGTGTGGGCTTCCGCCGGGCTCATGATTGTTCCGAGGCACGTGCTGGGCGGCACGGGCTATAGGGCACCGAGCGACCAACTCACCAAGGCGATCATCGGTGTAGGCGGCATGGGACGGGGGCACATACCTTACGAAGGGACCCGCCTGCTGGCCGTCTGCGATGTGGATCGGAATCACCTGAGGGAAGTGCTCGACAAGGCCGGTAAGGATGCAAGAGGGTACAGCGACTACCGCGAAGTTCTGGCGCGAAAAGACGTCGATATCGTGCACATCGCCACCCCGCCTCATTGGCATGCCCTGATGTCTGTCGAGGCCGTAAGGGCAGGGAAGGATGTATGGTGCGAAAAGCCGATGACCCGCACCATTGGAGAAGGCATCCGCGTCACCGATGAAGTGAACAAATACGGGCGGATGTTCCGGCTGAACACATGGTTTCGTTTCAAGGATACATTTTACGGCCTGGGCACGGATGTCAAGCCGCTGAAGAAGGTGGTTCAAAGCGGTGTATTGGGGTGGCCGCTGAAGGTCACTGTGAGTGGGGTTACCGGATATGACTGGAAGTTCTACTGGAGTGGCAGGACCGATCTTGTCCCCATGCCGGTGCCCCCCGAACTCGACTATGACATGTGGCTGGGCCCCGCTCCCTACAAGCCCTACAACCCGGAACGGGTGCATGCCAAATTCCGCGGTTATTGGGACTACGATGGGGGCGGCCTGGGCGACATGGGACAACATTATCTTGATCCCGTTCAATATTTGCTCGGCAAAGATGATACCAGCCCCGTTCGTGTGGATGTGGATGCGCCGCAACAGCATTACGACGCTGCCGGTTCCTGGAGGCGCATTGAGTACACATATGCCGACGGCTGCAAGATCATCCTGGACGGGGAAAATCGCGACACCGACGCTGCCTACATTGAAGGGCCCAACGGCAGGATCTATCGCGGGTTCAGGTCTGATATCCCCGATCTTCCCAGGCTGCTCGAAACCCTTCCGGATCCCGAACCCCAGATTGGAACCTTCTCCGATTCCGTGCGCACCCGCAAAAAATTCGCGCTGAACGAAATGAACGCCCATCGTTCCTGCACACTGGTCAATCTGGGCGTCATCGTCGTACGCTTGGGCCGGACGTTGCACTACGATCCTGTCGCCCAACGCTTCCGGGATGACGAAGTCGCCAACCGGCTTATTCATCAACCCATGCGAGCTCCTTGGGTCCTGTAG
- a CDS encoding insulinase family protein: MRKRLILVPFMILSCALLLPAAFRKEDVKVYKLDNGLKILLLEDHDIPNVALYTFFHVGSRNERPGITGVSHFIEHMMFNGTKKFGPGEFDRKMEFSGGSNNAFTGDDMTGYTDWFPAAALEPMIEMESDRMQGLLLDPQVLESERGVVASERRMSVENNNDSILSENVRATAIMAHPYHWDVIGWMSDIQSWKRDDIMNYYRTYYSPNNAVLIVVGDINSTRALELIRKYYSGIPAGPPPPAVTTVEPPQMGPKTVLIRKEAQAPSFEMVFHAPNCTSTDFYPLSILDLVLMNGQSSRLYKRLVRDEQLAISVGGGISETIDPQLFTISVKPRPGADLNRIEAVIEEELGKVKSAGITEQEYQKALNMVRSQFYFGLQTISGKANQLGEAEILYGSFEALFTQMDKYVAVQRDQIREATRKYLTENNKTVGKLIPEGGAK; encoded by the coding sequence ATGAGAAAGAGGCTGATTCTGGTTCCTTTTATGATCCTGTCTTGTGCGCTGCTGCTTCCGGCGGCATTCCGCAAGGAGGACGTAAAAGTCTACAAGCTGGACAACGGTTTAAAGATCCTGCTTCTGGAAGATCACGACATCCCCAACGTGGCTCTATACACCTTCTTCCATGTCGGATCCCGCAACGAGCGCCCGGGAATCACAGGAGTATCCCATTTTATCGAGCACATGATGTTTAACGGGACCAAGAAGTTCGGCCCAGGCGAGTTCGACCGGAAAATGGAGTTCTCCGGCGGCTCCAACAACGCCTTCACCGGCGATGACATGACGGGCTATACCGACTGGTTCCCGGCTGCGGCGCTCGAGCCCATGATCGAAATGGAGTCCGACCGCATGCAGGGCTTACTCCTGGATCCGCAGGTCCTCGAGTCGGAGCGGGGCGTTGTCGCCTCCGAGCGACGCATGAGCGTCGAAAACAACAACGACTCCATCCTCTCTGAGAATGTGCGGGCCACGGCCATCATGGCCCATCCCTACCACTGGGACGTCATCGGCTGGATGAGCGACATCCAGAGCTGGAAGCGCGACGACATCATGAATTACTATCGCACGTATTATTCCCCCAACAATGCCGTGCTCATAGTAGTGGGCGATATCAACAGCACCAGGGCTCTGGAACTCATCAGGAAATATTACAGCGGCATCCCGGCCGGACCGCCGCCACCTGCGGTGACGACGGTCGAGCCACCGCAGATGGGACCCAAGACCGTCCTGATTCGCAAAGAGGCACAGGCCCCGTCTTTCGAAATGGTCTTCCACGCGCCGAACTGTACTTCCACAGATTTTTATCCGCTCTCGATATTGGATCTGGTTCTGATGAACGGCCAAAGCAGCCGTCTCTACAAACGTCTCGTTCGCGATGAACAGCTGGCCATCAGCGTGGGAGGTGGGATCAGTGAAACGATCGATCCGCAACTGTTCACCATCAGCGTCAAGCCCCGTCCCGGCGCCGACCTGAACAGGATCGAGGCCGTGATTGAAGAAGAACTGGGCAAGGTAAAAAGCGCAGGGATTACGGAGCAGGAGTATCAGAAAGCCTTGAATATGGTCCGCAGCCAATTCTACTTCGGGCTGCAAACGATCTCGGGCAAAGCCAATCAACTGGGTGAGGCAGAAATCCTTTACGGGAGCTTCGAAGCGCTCTTCACGCAGATGGACAAATATGTGGCAGTCCAACGGGACCAGATCCGGGAAGCGACCAGAAAATATCTCACGGAAAACAACAAAACCGTCGGGAAGCTCATCCCCGAAGGAGGTGCGAAATGA
- a CDS encoding M20/M25/M40 family metallo-hydrolase, with protein MNLTGTSLIALCLLLSGVQAKPAAQEEQAVAGSPIKQLARDIFKELIEINTTDSVGSTTKAAEAMAARLKAAGFAPADVQVLGPNPRKENLVARLRGTGARKPILLLAHLDVVEARREDWSFDPFKFIERDGYFYGRGTNDIKSGDAVLVANLIRLKQEGETPDRDIIVALTADEEGGGFNGVDWLLNNHRDLIDAAYCLNTDGGGGELKSGKRMLNEVQTSEKVYLSFSLEVQNRGGHSSLPEKDNAIYHLAEGLTRLAKFEFPVRLNETTRTYFQKMSKIESGRTALDMTAIAKIPPDPQAAERLAATPIYNAFMRTTCVATKLDAGHAENALPQRARAIVNCRLLPEDTPANVQQTLTRVLADDKITITPLQKPKPGPLSPLLPEVVEPIERITEELWHGTPVVPIMSTGATDGSRLRLAGIPTYGVSGLFDDIDDVRAHGKDERMGVKEFFDGLEFMYRLVKALSSSK; from the coding sequence ATGAATCTGACCGGGACGTCTCTGATTGCGCTCTGTCTCCTACTTTCAGGGGTTCAAGCCAAGCCTGCGGCACAGGAAGAGCAGGCTGTCGCAGGCTCCCCGATCAAGCAGCTTGCCCGCGACATTTTCAAGGAACTGATCGAGATCAACACCACGGACTCCGTCGGCAGCACCACGAAAGCCGCTGAGGCGATGGCGGCGCGGCTTAAGGCTGCGGGATTCGCTCCGGCAGATGTCCAGGTGCTGGGCCCGAATCCCCGCAAGGAGAACCTGGTCGCTCGTCTCCGTGGCACCGGCGCACGCAAGCCCATTCTGCTTTTGGCACATCTGGATGTGGTTGAGGCGCGGCGCGAAGACTGGTCGTTCGACCCCTTCAAGTTCATTGAACGTGACGGATACTTTTACGGCCGCGGCACGAACGACATCAAATCGGGGGATGCGGTTCTGGTTGCCAATCTCATCCGGCTAAAACAGGAGGGTGAAACGCCGGACCGCGACATCATCGTTGCCCTCACGGCCGACGAGGAAGGAGGCGGATTCAACGGAGTGGACTGGCTGCTCAACAATCACCGCGACTTGATTGACGCGGCCTATTGCCTGAATACCGACGGCGGCGGCGGTGAACTCAAAAGCGGCAAGCGCATGCTCAACGAGGTGCAGACAAGCGAGAAGGTCTATTTGAGCTTCAGCCTCGAGGTGCAGAACCGTGGCGGCCACAGTTCGCTGCCGGAGAAGGATAACGCGATCTATCACCTCGCTGAAGGGCTTACGCGTCTCGCCAAGTTTGAATTCCCGGTAAGGCTGAACGAAACTACCAGGACTTATTTCCAGAAAATGTCCAAAATCGAAAGCGGCCGGACAGCGCTCGATATGACGGCGATTGCCAAAATCCCTCCCGATCCGCAGGCCGCCGAGCGCCTGGCGGCGACACCCATTTACAACGCCTTCATGCGAACCACCTGCGTGGCTACGAAACTGGATGCCGGTCACGCTGAAAATGCTCTGCCGCAGCGGGCGCGCGCGATTGTCAACTGCCGCTTGCTTCCGGAAGACACCCCGGCCAATGTCCAGCAGACGCTCACAAGAGTGCTGGCGGACGACAAGATCACGATCACTCCACTGCAAAAGCCCAAACCCGGCCCGCTCTCTCCGCTCCTTCCCGAGGTAGTGGAACCGATCGAACGAATCACGGAAGAACTCTGGCACGGTACACCCGTCGTTCCTATCATGTCCACCGGAGCCACGGACGGGTCGAGACTCCGCCTGGCGGGAATCCCGACTTATGGCGTCTCCGGCTTATTCGATGATATCGATGATGTGCGGGCGCATGGCAAGGATGAGCGGATGGGAGTAAAGGAGTTTTTCGACGGGCTGGAATTCATGTACCGCCTAGTCAAAGCCCTCTCATCGTCCAAGTGA